The Erpetoichthys calabaricus chromosome 5, fErpCal1.3, whole genome shotgun sequence genome has a segment encoding these proteins:
- the sclt1 gene encoding sodium channel and clathrin linker 1 yields MSSSDFIRSQDFIVHRDGQLSHVSPDQGEVQGEAESVFPADNRPFLEEYDKHMEDMSKQLKDYQTQMCEIKLKLENVIKENERLHVELRESVERQLESLPSGTILDGASFTDDEIMKNLQEQIQLCNQEKEQALELWHSASHEMERLQQLYQKTMSEAQIHLTERQQLKEQLARVQQVVQQFHLSNQKLESSNQHLLKTMTEQSSELEQLRNQLRQNKLDLRIATSKVEEMTKIMQNLQEQMQKMEEDVVTAHGREEASDKRVQQLQSAIAQLETRLKVATQEAEKVGKDRTLLERQIGELQVKCSTLEEEKFEAIIKVRDSIQLVEEATLQKDQALLREKQKDEEIAKMKDAMARLIQDVGARMRKEVENVRKQCNVQISRLAEELSALQLECSDKEGQIQRAIREKRAVEEELETVYREGRSTETDFRKMDELLQRCINAERAKNDLQISLKVAENKLRKNELNSEEEMFRCQETIQKLQGSLESVRMDCGTVSEERLRLQQENEKLRKEMEELRKASLEVQRKAKNEVSTLEHEYSMKENSLQVRVRELENSSQNSTNELSRLLTAQQKTANRWKEEAKKIAESFEVQLSNLKSQLNQQKQRSQELASKLGAEHEKAAEFEKQMAEYQEKTDRLQRRLLHAEQRASAASHQLTQITTRRRTAATSLMDLETL; encoded by the exons gGAGAAGTGCAAGGAGAAGCTGAATCTGTTTTCCCTGCAGACAACAG ACCTTTTCTTGAAGAATATGACAAACATATGGAAGATATGAGTAAACAGCTGAAGGATTACCAG ACGCAGATGTGTGAAATTAAACTGAAACTTGAGAatgtaattaaagaaaatgaaag ACTTCATGTGGAACTGCGAGAATCAGTTGAAAGACAGCTTGAGAGTTTACCTTCAGGAACTATTTTGGATGGCGCATCTTTCACAGATGATGAAATTATGAAAAACCTACAGGAACAAATACAACTCTGCAATCAG GAAAAAGAACAAGCCTTGGAGTTGTGGCATTCGGCTTCCCATGAGATGGAGAGACTTCAACAGTTGTACCAAAAGACCATGTCAGAGGCACAGATCCACTTGACTGAAAGACAGCAGTTAAAA gaACAGCTGGCACGTGTTCAGCAAGTTGTTCAGCAGTTCCACTTATCCAATCAAAAACTGGAATCT AGTAATCAGCACCTTCTCAAAACCATGACAGAACAAAGCTCAGAGTTGGAACAGCTTCGCAATCAGTTAAG ACAAAACAAATTGGATTTGCGAATAGCCACCAGTAAAGTGGAAGAAATGACAAAGATTATGCAAAATCTTCAAGAACAAATGCAAAAGATG GAAGAAGATGTTGTTACAGCACATGGCAGAGAGGAAGCCTCTGATAAACGAGTGCAGCAGCTGCAGTCAGCAATTGCCCAGTTGGAAACACG ATTAAAAGTTGCTACCCAAGAGGCTGAAAAAGTTGGAAAAGATCGAACTCTTTTAGAGAGACAAATTGGAGAACTACAAGTAAAATGTTCAACACTTGAAGAAGAAAAATTTGAAGCAATTATAAAGGTTCGAGACAGTATTCAACTAGTGGAGGAAGCAACACTGCAAAAAGATCAG GCACTTCtgagagagaaacaaaaagatGAAGAGATAGCAAAAATGAAGGACGCCATGGCTCGGTTGATTCAGGATGTCGGAGCACGGATGCGTAAAGAG GTTGAAAATGTTCGAAAGCAATGTAATGTTCAAATTAGCAGATTGGCAGAAGAGCTTTCAGCTCTACAGCTG GAGTGCAGTGACAAAGAGGGGCAAATTCAAAGAGCAATTCGGGAAAAGAGAGCTGTAGAAGAAGAACTAGAAACA GTTTACCGTGAAGGCAGAAGTACAGAAACAGATTTCCGTAAAATGGATGAACTTCTCCAGCGGTGCATAAATGCTGAACGAGCCAAAAATGATCTGCAAATAAGCCTAAAAGTTGCAGAGAACAAGCTTagaaaaaatgaactgaa TTCAGAAGAGGAAATGTTTCGATGTCAAGAGACCATTCAGAAACTGCAAGGGTCACTGGAGTCTGTTCGTATGGACTGTGGCACAGTGAGTGAGGAGAGGTTAAGACTGCAACAGGAGAATGAGAAACTACGCAAAGAGATGGAGGAGCTTAGAAAAGCCAGCCTTGAAGTGCAAAGGAAGGCAAAGAACGAG gtttcTACACTGGAACATGAATACTCCATGAAGGAGAACAGTCTTCAAGTACGTGTTCGAGAACTAGAAAACAGCAGTCAGAATTCTACAAATGAGCTTAGTCGTCTGCTTACAGCTCAGCAAAAGACTGCAAACAGGTGGAAAGAGGAAGCCAAGAAGATTGCGGAAAGCTTTGAGGTGCAACTGAGTAATTTGAA aagTCAGTTAAACCAACAAAAGCAACGCTCCCAGGAACTAGCTTCTAAACTTGGAGCTGAGCATGAGAAGGCTGCTGAG TTTGAAAAACAAATGGCCGAGTACCAGGAGAAAACAGACAGACTGCAGAGGCGCTTACTTCATGCGGAGCAGAGAGCATCGGCAGCTTCTCACCAG